A window from Bradysia coprophila strain Holo2 chromosome X unlocalized genomic scaffold, BU_Bcop_v1 contig_20, whole genome shotgun sequence encodes these proteins:
- the LOC119068721 gene encoding protein ovarian tumor locus-like isoform X1 produces MKDRYFTTGSIEAPDPFDKHLDQIGFYRKHTARDATSLFRVISEQMYGAQIHHLDIRDFCVRYMAMYPSIYEKVVVGTTLTFEEYLAKLAKPRTFGTLTELTALAYRFKRNVFLLEGGTMGDWFVYEKEFEDTFLVFYAPPKHFDTVFQKSYIESVAFSQSLTYEILYSHVFKLPDVVYAVERMLHDPPEGTHISQIEVSPFDESQESLTLSDGRHFILDHADETECILKNYLFCHFHNKRFEKMVELEEFLLPQPAGDSWTFSDHIYASSLPRRNVSCVRQLLDESEYHIKPFSYKVAKALDTHIYRNIEFDVWGDARRSARFKQWSQGDSLQVGVKCIIDNIDPNHKSSYCHIQEMRPQKNSCVVYVETLGDYRLVPISAIQTIPSVTWMVPTNPQHRYRTDKKRKRNSNNGRSNELCKLSYKCSKIEDDEAYLDIRYFTKPMHIPDQYHEYITQPQYASNRWSKNDENAGGNNQPNKNAPAKKSNQNPGGGEKSMKPDNNKTSTAKRPNPTADPKTTGKTGAELANVEFEPRVHYGNPTNMPYVERSNAAVVFSHMDNVEMDVGSMAQGYGGHGHFVPLQSMIKNKELLRSVYPPNLNAQPSVFPDGSDLRGVDYGTLRFFYNLGHEYMRYMHYRFPRKAVSAMFQGIINDAFPARQNRYSGGYYDNFQDMGELANDFSRSISFAGRDQQQQQHTNKPNEGQNQYRRMFNPNAVNAHKKTNNRNYRTDFNKGKRQFGDSDASKTNQQKAPDNYNQATTDYPDAVPTADPNVRTSEYDPSLPTMMPAPQPIYTDGGDPGMYGVPLVYGMYPQVNDNFASYPVPVPGGMMYAEPLNVDSDLTQTYPYYNPHGGFYYQSQMPPLQIGQHQGSWYPPSIVPIHSTMPMPIQASGSTVSAAPMPSTPTYGNYIVSEPELPSTPYTPNEQ; encoded by the exons ATGAAAGACCGGTATTTCACAACGGGCAGTATAGAGGCGCCAGATCCATTTGACAAGCATTTGGACCAAATCGGTTTCTATCGAAAGCATACCGCTCGGGATGCAACTTCTCTGTTTCGCGTCATTTCTGAACAAATGTATGGCGCTCAAATCCATCATCTGGACATCAGAGATTTTTGTGTTCGATACATGGCCATGTATCCAAGTATCTACGAAAAGGTG GTAGTCGGTACCACTTTAACCTTCGAAGAGTATTTGGCGAAATTGGCGAAACCTAGGACTTTCGGCACACTTACGGAACTTACGGCGTTGGCGTACCGTTTCAAAAGAAATGTGTTCCTGTTGGAAGGTGGCACTATGGGCGATTGGTTCGTTTACGAAAAGGAATTCGAAGATACGTTTCTAGTGTTTTATGCCCCTCCCAAACACTTTGACACAGTTTTTCAGAAATCGTACATCGAATCCGTTGCATTTAGTCAGT CTCTTACGTATGAGATTCTGTATAGTCACGTGTTCAAATTGCCCGATGTTGTGTATGCCGTTGAGCGAATGCTCCATGATCCACCTGAAGGTACTCACATCAGCCAGATTGAAGTGTCGCCGTTCGATGAGTCGCAGGAGAGTTTGACGCTATCAGATGGAAGACATTTTATATTGGATCATGCAG ACGAAACGGAATGCATTTTGAAGAACTATTTGTTCTGCCACTTCCACAACAAACGATTCGAGAAAATGGTTGAGTTGGAGGAATTCTTGCTTCCACAGCCAGCCGGGGATTCGTGGACCTTTTCGGATCACATTTATGCTTCATCGTTACCGCGCAGAAATGTCTCTTGTGTGCGTCAGTTGCTCGACGAAAGTGAGTACC ACATAAAACCTTTTTCATATAAGGTTGCTAAAGCGTTGGACACTCACATCTATCGGAACATTGAATTTGACGTCTGGGGAGATGCACGTAGGAGTGCACGTTTTAAACAATGGTCGCAGGGCGATTCGTTGCAG GTCGGCGTCAAATGTATTATCGACAACATCGATCCAAATCATAAATCGTCTTATTGTCACATCCAAGAGATGCGTCCGCAAAAGAATTCATGTGTTGTGTACGTTGAAACATTGGGAGATTATCGGCTAGTTCCGATATCAGCAATCCAAACCATTCCATCTGTTACGTGGATGGTACCGACGAATCCTCAGCATCGCTATCGCACCGATAAGAAGAGAAAGCGAAACAGCAACAACGGACGTTCGAATGAACTCTGTAAGCTCAGCTACAAATGCTCGAAAATTGAGGACGACGAAGCCTATCTGGACATTCGTTATTTCACCAAACCAATGCACATTCCGGATCAGTATCATGAGTACATTACGCAACCACAGTATGCATCGAACCGTTGGTCGAAGAATGACGAAAATGCCGGAGGAAATAATCAGCCGAATAAAAATGCTCCGGCGAAAAAGTCGAATCAAAATCCTGGTGGCGGGGAAAAGTCGATGAAACCGGATAATAATAAGACTTCCACAGCTAAACGTCCCAATCCGACCGCTGATCCTAAGACCACAGGTAAAACCGGAGCCGAATTGGCGAATGTTGAATTTGAGCCGCGCGTACATTATGGAAATCCGACCAATATGCCTTACGTGGAAAGATCGAATGCGGCGGTTGTCTTTTCACATATGGACAATGTAGAGATGGACGTTGGATCTATGGCTCAAGGCTATG GCGGCCACGGCCACTTCGTCCCTTTGCAGTCAATGATCAAAAATAAGGAATTACTACGGTCAGTGTATCCACCAAATTTGAATGCTCAGCCAAGCGTGTTTCCAGATGGTAGCGATCTAAGAG GAGTGGATTATGGGACGCTTCGATTCTTTTATAATTTGGGTCATGAATACATGCGTTACATGCACTACCGCTTTCCTCGCAAAGCCGTTTCCGCAATGTTTCAGGGGATAATAAATGACGCATTTCCGGCACGCCAAAATCGATACTCTGGAGGCTATTACGATAACTTCCAAGACATGGGCGAACTGGCGAATGACTTTAGTAGATCTATTTCATTCGCAGGAAGAGatcaacaacagcagcaacatACC AATAAGCCGAATGAAGGCCAGAATCAATACCGTCGAATGTTCAATCCCAACGCGGTGAATGCACACAAAAAGACGAACAACCGGAACTATCGCACAGACTTTAATAAAGGCAAACGTCAATTTGGCGATTCAGATGCATCAAAAACTAATCAACAGAAGGCACCGGACAACTACAACCAAGCAACAACAGATTACCCGGATGCAGTACCTACTGCTGACCCGAATGTCAGAACATCCGAATACGATCCATCATTACCGACGATGATGCCGGCACCGCAGCCCATTTATACGGATGGTGGTGATCCTGGAATGTACGGTGTACCACTCGTGTACGGAATGTATCCGCAAGTTAATGACA ATTTTGCTTCGTATCCGGTTCCAGTACCAGGCGGAATGATGTACGCTGAACCGTTGAATGTCGATAGCGATCTGACACAAACGTATCCATACTATAATCCACATGGTGGCTTCTATTACCAAAGTCAAATGCCGCCGTTACAAATCGGACAACATCag GGTTCTTGGTATCCACCTTCAATCGTACCGATTCATTCAACCATGCCGATGCCTATTCAGGCGTCCGGATCGACAGTGTCGGCTGCACCAATGCCATCGACGCCAACATATGGGAATTACATTGTATCCGAACCAGAACTGCCGTCAACACCATACACACCGAACGAACAGTAA
- the LOC119068721 gene encoding protein ovarian tumor locus-like isoform X2, with protein MKDRYFTTGSIEAPDPFDKHLDQIGFYRKHTARDATSLFRVISEQMYGAQIHHLDIRDFCVRYMAMYPSIYEKVVVGTTLTFEEYLAKLAKPRTFGTLTELTALAYRFKRNVFLLEGGTMGDWFVYEKEFEDTFLVFYAPPKHFDTVFQKSYIESVAFSQSLTYEILYSHVFKLPDVVYAVERMLHDPPEGTHISQIEVSPFDESQESLTLSDGRHFILDHADETECILKNYLFCHFHNKRFEKMVELEEFLLPQPAGDSWTFSDHIYASSLPRRNVSCVRQLLDENIKPFSYKVAKALDTHIYRNIEFDVWGDARRSARFKQWSQGDSLQVGVKCIIDNIDPNHKSSYCHIQEMRPQKNSCVVYVETLGDYRLVPISAIQTIPSVTWMVPTNPQHRYRTDKKRKRNSNNGRSNELCKLSYKCSKIEDDEAYLDIRYFTKPMHIPDQYHEYITQPQYASNRWSKNDENAGGNNQPNKNAPAKKSNQNPGGGEKSMKPDNNKTSTAKRPNPTADPKTTGKTGAELANVEFEPRVHYGNPTNMPYVERSNAAVVFSHMDNVEMDVGSMAQGYGGHGHFVPLQSMIKNKELLRSVYPPNLNAQPSVFPDGSDLRGVDYGTLRFFYNLGHEYMRYMHYRFPRKAVSAMFQGIINDAFPARQNRYSGGYYDNFQDMGELANDFSRSISFAGRDQQQQQHTNKPNEGQNQYRRMFNPNAVNAHKKTNNRNYRTDFNKGKRQFGDSDASKTNQQKAPDNYNQATTDYPDAVPTADPNVRTSEYDPSLPTMMPAPQPIYTDGGDPGMYGVPLVYGMYPQVNDNFASYPVPVPGGMMYAEPLNVDSDLTQTYPYYNPHGGFYYQSQMPPLQIGQHQGSWYPPSIVPIHSTMPMPIQASGSTVSAAPMPSTPTYGNYIVSEPELPSTPYTPNEQ; from the exons ATGAAAGACCGGTATTTCACAACGGGCAGTATAGAGGCGCCAGATCCATTTGACAAGCATTTGGACCAAATCGGTTTCTATCGAAAGCATACCGCTCGGGATGCAACTTCTCTGTTTCGCGTCATTTCTGAACAAATGTATGGCGCTCAAATCCATCATCTGGACATCAGAGATTTTTGTGTTCGATACATGGCCATGTATCCAAGTATCTACGAAAAGGTG GTAGTCGGTACCACTTTAACCTTCGAAGAGTATTTGGCGAAATTGGCGAAACCTAGGACTTTCGGCACACTTACGGAACTTACGGCGTTGGCGTACCGTTTCAAAAGAAATGTGTTCCTGTTGGAAGGTGGCACTATGGGCGATTGGTTCGTTTACGAAAAGGAATTCGAAGATACGTTTCTAGTGTTTTATGCCCCTCCCAAACACTTTGACACAGTTTTTCAGAAATCGTACATCGAATCCGTTGCATTTAGTCAGT CTCTTACGTATGAGATTCTGTATAGTCACGTGTTCAAATTGCCCGATGTTGTGTATGCCGTTGAGCGAATGCTCCATGATCCACCTGAAGGTACTCACATCAGCCAGATTGAAGTGTCGCCGTTCGATGAGTCGCAGGAGAGTTTGACGCTATCAGATGGAAGACATTTTATATTGGATCATGCAG ACGAAACGGAATGCATTTTGAAGAACTATTTGTTCTGCCACTTCCACAACAAACGATTCGAGAAAATGGTTGAGTTGGAGGAATTCTTGCTTCCACAGCCAGCCGGGGATTCGTGGACCTTTTCGGATCACATTTATGCTTCATCGTTACCGCGCAGAAATGTCTCTTGTGTGCGTCAGTTGCTCGACGAAA ACATAAAACCTTTTTCATATAAGGTTGCTAAAGCGTTGGACACTCACATCTATCGGAACATTGAATTTGACGTCTGGGGAGATGCACGTAGGAGTGCACGTTTTAAACAATGGTCGCAGGGCGATTCGTTGCAG GTCGGCGTCAAATGTATTATCGACAACATCGATCCAAATCATAAATCGTCTTATTGTCACATCCAAGAGATGCGTCCGCAAAAGAATTCATGTGTTGTGTACGTTGAAACATTGGGAGATTATCGGCTAGTTCCGATATCAGCAATCCAAACCATTCCATCTGTTACGTGGATGGTACCGACGAATCCTCAGCATCGCTATCGCACCGATAAGAAGAGAAAGCGAAACAGCAACAACGGACGTTCGAATGAACTCTGTAAGCTCAGCTACAAATGCTCGAAAATTGAGGACGACGAAGCCTATCTGGACATTCGTTATTTCACCAAACCAATGCACATTCCGGATCAGTATCATGAGTACATTACGCAACCACAGTATGCATCGAACCGTTGGTCGAAGAATGACGAAAATGCCGGAGGAAATAATCAGCCGAATAAAAATGCTCCGGCGAAAAAGTCGAATCAAAATCCTGGTGGCGGGGAAAAGTCGATGAAACCGGATAATAATAAGACTTCCACAGCTAAACGTCCCAATCCGACCGCTGATCCTAAGACCACAGGTAAAACCGGAGCCGAATTGGCGAATGTTGAATTTGAGCCGCGCGTACATTATGGAAATCCGACCAATATGCCTTACGTGGAAAGATCGAATGCGGCGGTTGTCTTTTCACATATGGACAATGTAGAGATGGACGTTGGATCTATGGCTCAAGGCTATG GCGGCCACGGCCACTTCGTCCCTTTGCAGTCAATGATCAAAAATAAGGAATTACTACGGTCAGTGTATCCACCAAATTTGAATGCTCAGCCAAGCGTGTTTCCAGATGGTAGCGATCTAAGAG GAGTGGATTATGGGACGCTTCGATTCTTTTATAATTTGGGTCATGAATACATGCGTTACATGCACTACCGCTTTCCTCGCAAAGCCGTTTCCGCAATGTTTCAGGGGATAATAAATGACGCATTTCCGGCACGCCAAAATCGATACTCTGGAGGCTATTACGATAACTTCCAAGACATGGGCGAACTGGCGAATGACTTTAGTAGATCTATTTCATTCGCAGGAAGAGatcaacaacagcagcaacatACC AATAAGCCGAATGAAGGCCAGAATCAATACCGTCGAATGTTCAATCCCAACGCGGTGAATGCACACAAAAAGACGAACAACCGGAACTATCGCACAGACTTTAATAAAGGCAAACGTCAATTTGGCGATTCAGATGCATCAAAAACTAATCAACAGAAGGCACCGGACAACTACAACCAAGCAACAACAGATTACCCGGATGCAGTACCTACTGCTGACCCGAATGTCAGAACATCCGAATACGATCCATCATTACCGACGATGATGCCGGCACCGCAGCCCATTTATACGGATGGTGGTGATCCTGGAATGTACGGTGTACCACTCGTGTACGGAATGTATCCGCAAGTTAATGACA ATTTTGCTTCGTATCCGGTTCCAGTACCAGGCGGAATGATGTACGCTGAACCGTTGAATGTCGATAGCGATCTGACACAAACGTATCCATACTATAATCCACATGGTGGCTTCTATTACCAAAGTCAAATGCCGCCGTTACAAATCGGACAACATCag GGTTCTTGGTATCCACCTTCAATCGTACCGATTCATTCAACCATGCCGATGCCTATTCAGGCGTCCGGATCGACAGTGTCGGCTGCACCAATGCCATCGACGCCAACATATGGGAATTACATTGTATCCGAACCAGAACTGCCGTCAACACCATACACACCGAACGAACAGTAA
- the LOC119068726 gene encoding ER degradation-enhancing alpha-mannosidase-like protein 2, with product MSTTKTLRDSNLLTFFKCILYVVLLVCIHAVNGIREYSKQDVLLLREEVREMFSHAYDGYLKYAIKFDELRPLSCDGVDTWGSYSLTLIDALDTLAVMGNNTEFVRVTKLLTEKINFDSDINVSVFETNIRIVGGLLSAHLMSHRAGADLEPGWPCNGPLLRMAEDVAKRLLPAFDSKTGMPYGTVNLKSGVPPGETSVTCTAGVGTFIVEFGALSRLTGDPIYEEIALNALHTLYHHKSPIGLYGNHIDVQTGRWTAQDAGIGAGVDSYYEYLVKGALMLNRPELMEIFNEGKIAIDKYLKRDDWHVWVGMNKGQVTLPVFQSLEAYWPGLLSMTGDIASAMKTLHNYHTVWKQYGFLPEFYNIPNAEAGANRENYPLRPELIESVMYLYRATKDPYLLEVGEDILRSIQHSAKTPCGYATIKNVRDHRKEDRMESFFLAETTKYLYLLFDPDNFLNNDGQTGTIIETPNGECIIDAGGFIFNTEAHPIDPAALRCCYDMPRQDILADYDPAKYLGDIFEIVNFDEDKREKARSEIENITVNIHTHIDPEQTRKNIVAEIMKVMKDNKYNRDHGLKNDITELTTSSNLDDSIILPINRQVDDEAKSAENHEDDTKTSNDSQVVNTSAAESSERTDFLTYGEDSGKNIEDMKNFNSTQLKSFFNQDKVTDDQVTNNSVLSEFVQSVLKSTLPMKPKFNPQNLLEKVREKGSFENVTQNWNLLTCKAQPYLSRITVMGEFY from the exons atgtcaacaacaaaaacattgcGGGACAGCAATCTActgacattttttaaatgtatccTGTACGTTGTCCTGTTGGTTTGCATCCATGCAGTGAACGGTATTCGCGAATATTCGAAACAAGATGTGCTACTGTTAAG GGAGGAAGTGAGAGAAATGTTTTCCCATGCTTATGATGGATATCTAAAATATGCAATTAAATTCGATGAACTTAGACCGCTGTCGTGTGATGGCGTCGATACATGGGGAAG CTATTCGTTGACACTAATCGACGCGTTAGATACGTTAGCAGTAATGGGAAATAATACGGAATTTGTGAGAGTTACAAAGCTGCTAACGGAGAAGATCAACTTTGACTCGGACATCAACGTTTCGGTATTTGAAACAAATATTCGCATTGTTGGTGGACTGTTATCAGCTCATTTGATGTCGCATAG AGCTGGCGCGGACCTGGAACCTGGATGGCCGTGTAATGGGCCGCTGTTACGAATGGCAGAGGATGTAGCAAAACGGTTACTACCAGCATTCGATTCAAAAACAGGAATGCCTTACGGAACGGTAAACCTAAAATCGGGTGTACCACCCGGCGAGACGAg TGTAACTTGTACGGCCGGTGTTGGAACGTTTATTGTGGAATTTGGTGCATTGAGTCGATTGACCGGTGATCCAATTTATGAAGAAATTGCCTTAAACGCACTGCACACACTGTACCACCATAAATCGCCCATCGGACTCTATGGAAATCATATCGACGTACAGACCGGCAGATGGACGGCTCAAGATGCCGGAATCGGAGCAGGAGTTGACTCATACTATGAGTACTTGGTGAAGGGGGCATTAATGCTGAATCGTCCTGAATTGatggaaattttcaatgaagGAAAGATTGCAATCGACAAGTACCTGAAACGAGATGACTGGCATGTTTGGGTGGGAATGAACAAAGGGCAAGTAACGTTGCCAGTATTCCAGTCATTGGAAGCGTACTGGCCGGGCTTATTAAGTATGACCGGCGATATAGCTTCGGCAATGAAAACGTTACACAACTACCATACCGTTTGGAAGCAATACGGTTTTCTACCCGAATTCTATAACATTCCGAATGCTGAGGCTGGTGCAAATCGAGAAAATTATCCGCTGCGACCTGAATTGATCGAATCTGTGATGTATTTGTACCGAGCGACAAAAGATCCGTATTTGTTGGAGGTCGGTGAAGATATCCTACGTAGCATTCAACATAGCGCAAAGACTCCATGTGGATACGCTACG ATCAAAAACGTTCGAGACCACCGCAAAGAAGATCGGATGGAATCGTTCTTTTTGGCAGAGACCACTAAGTATTTGTATCTGTTGTTCGACCCCGATAATTTCCTGAACAACGACGGTCAAACTGGAACTATAATCGAAACGCCGAATGGTGAATGTATCATTGATGCCGGTGGTTTCATTTTTAACACCGAAGCTCATCCGATCGATCCGGCGGCTTTACGTTGCTGCTACGATATGCCACGGCAAGATATTCTTGCCGATTATGATCCGGCAAAGTATCTGGGCGATATTTTTGAGATCGTTAACTTTGACGAAGATAAGCGAGAAAAAGCAAGATCGGAAATCGAGAACATTACCGTAAACATCCATACGCATATCGATCCGGAACAAAcgagaaaaaatattgtcgCCGAAATAATGAAAGTGATGAAGGACAATAAGTATAATCGAGATCACGGTCTGAAGAACGACATCACCGAACTGACCACATCATCCAATTTGGACGACAGTATTATTCTTCCCATTAATCGGCAAGTGGATGATGAAGCAAAAAGTGCAGAAAATCATGAAGATGACACGAAAACCAGCAACGACAGTCAAGTAGTGAATACATCCGCGGCTGAATCTTCCGAACGTACCGATTTTCTAACGTATGGCGAAGACAGTGGGAAAAACATCGAGgacatgaaaaatttcaattctacTCAACTAAAGTCCTTCTTCAATCAGGACAAGGTAACCGACGATCAGGTAACAAACAATTCCGTGCTGAGTGAATTCGTCCAGTCCGTACTGAAGTCCACGTTGCCAATGAAACCGAAGTTCAATCCGCaaaatttgttggaaaaaGTTCGCGAAAAAGGATCGTTTGAAAATGTGActcaaaattggaatttgTTAACGTGTAAAGCTCAGCCCTACTTGAGCCGAATAACAGTAATGGGAGAATTTTACTag